TCCCCCGCAAACCAACCCTTCACCTGGACCCGGTCCCACCCCTCCCCCTCGAGGCGAAGCTCCCCATCCCCCTCCACCGGTAGGGAAAGGCGGTAGTGCTGGGCCAGGGCAAGAAGGCGGGGCCGGCCCCGGAGGGAGAAGCGGTAGCGTTCCCCCTTCAAGTCCACCTCGGCCTTGGCGGAAAGGGGCCCCTCGAGGCCCACCCCCCTCAGCTCCGCCTCCACCCGGTCGTCCCGGAGGCGGATGGGCCCCTCCACCCCGGTGAGGCGGAAGCCCACCAGCTCCACCACCCCCCCTTCCACCTGGGCCAGCCCCTCCATGCCCGAAGGGCCAAGGCGGAAAACCCCGGAAAGCCTCCCCCCCTTAAGCCCCTCGTAGAAAAAGGAAAGCCCCGGCACCTCGCCCCGATAGCGCACCTCCCAGGCGGACAGGTCCTGGGCCAAGGCCCGCGCCTCCCCCTGGAAGCTCCCCCCGGGAAGCCGGGCCACGAAGGCATAGGGGTTTTCCCCAAGGAGGGTAAGGCGCAAGGGGGGCAGGAAAAGCCTCTTCCCCTGGGGAAGCTCCACCTGGGCGTCCTCCAGGCGAAGTTGCCGGAAGACCACCCGGAGGGCAGGGGGCGGTCCGGGTTTTTCCGGGAAGAGGGCCTCCCAGGTGGGCTTGATCCTCGCACCCCTTAGGGCCAGGGAGAGGGGAAGCTCCTTGCGAAGAAGCCCCAAAAGGTCATAGCCCAGGCGCACCTCCTCCGCCTCCAGGGCCACCCCCTCCCCCTTTAGGGCTACCCCCTGCAGGCGGAGCCCCAAGAGCAGGTGCCCCCCCACCTCCTGCACCTGGCCCTCCAACCCCGCCAGGCCCATCCCCCGCTCCACCGCCAGCCGGAGCAGGGGAGGCCAGGCTAGAAGAAGGGTGAGGCACAGGAAAATCCCCAGGAAGAGGAGCCCAAGGCGCATCCCCCTTAGCATAGTGAAGGGAGATGAAAACCTGGTGGCAACCCCTTAACGGCACGAATCCCCAGGGGCCGTGGGGAATAATAGACCCATGCCGCGCCTGGTGGCCTTGGTCAAGGGAAGGGTGCAGGGGGTGGGGTACCGGGCCTTCGCCCAGAAGAAGGCCCTGGAGCTTGGGCTTTCCGGCTATGCGGAAAACCTCCCCGACGGCCGGGTGGAGGTGGTGGCGGAAGGCCCCAGGGAGGACCTCCTCGCCTTCCTCCACCACCTCAAGCAGGGCCCCCGCTTGAGCCGGGTGGAGGAGGTGGAGGTCCAGTGGGGGGAGGAGACCGGCCTAAAGGGGTTTTACGTGTACTGAGGAGCCTGGGCCCAGGGCTGGGGCCGCACCCCCACCCTGAGGAGGGCCTCGGCCAGGGCCCCTTTGAGCTCAGGAAGCCCCGTGCCCTTCAGGGCGGAGACCGGTATCCCCCCAAGCCTTTCCCTCAGGTAGTAGAGGTCATAGGGGGCCGCCCGGTCCGCCTTGGCGAGGGCCAGGACCCGGGGGGCTTCCACCCCCAGCTCCGCCAGAAGCTCCTCCACCACCCGGTACCGGCCCAGGGCCCCCTCCTCCGAGGCATCCAGGACGTGGACGAGAAGGTCGGCCTCCCTCACCTCCTCGAGGGTGGCCCGGAAGGCGGTTAGGAGCTCCTTGGGCATCTGGCGGATGAAGCCCACGGTGTCGGTGAAGAGCACCTCCCCCACCCCAGGGAGGAAGCCCCGACGGGTGAGGGGCCTTAGGGTGGCGAAGAGCTTGTCCTCCCCGGGCTCCCCGCCCCGGGCCAGGGCCTGGAGGAGGGTGGTCTTGCCCGCGTTGGTGTAGCCCACCACGGCCACCAGGGGCACCCCCCGGCGCTTCCTCTGCCTCCTCGCCTCCTCCCGGCGCCGGGTGAACTCCTCAAGCCTGCGGCTCAGGTGGGCGATCCGCTCCTGTAGCCTCCTCCGGTCCACCTCCAGCTTGGTCTCCCCGGGGCCCCGGGTGCCGATCCCACCCCCTAGCCGGCTCAGCTCCTTCCCCTTCCCCACCAGGCGGGGGAGGAGGTACCTGAGCTGGGCCAGCTCCACCTGGGTCTGGGCCTCCGGGGTCTTGGCGTGCAGGGCGAAGATGTCCAGGATGAGCTGGGTCCGGTCCAGGACCTTTAGGCCCGTGGCCCGTTCGATCTCCCGGGCCTGGGTGGGGGTGAGCTCCAGGCCGAAGATGAGGGTGGAGGCGTTCTCGTGGTAGGCCAGGCTCTTCAGCTCCTCCAGCTTGCCCCACCCCACCAGGTACCGGGGGTCCAGGTGGGGGCGAAAGACCAGGACCCTTTTCACGGGCACGCCGCCGGCGGTGCGGGTGAGCTCAGCGAGCTCCGATAGGTAGGCCTCCGCCTCGGGGCCCTCCCCCCGGTCCACCCCCACCAGGATGGCCCGCTCCCCGCTGCCGTCCAAAAGCTCCCGCACCCGGGCCTGGCGGGCCATCTCCTCCTCCAGGGCCTCCACCTCCGCCTTGTGGTCAAAATCCAGGTACTGGAAGTAGGGCCTGGGGGGCAGGATGCGCCAGTCCTCCTCCTGGGCCTTGGGCGGGGAGAGGAAGGCCAGGTGCAAGGTGGCGGGCCTGCCGTCCTCCACCTCCAGGGCCGCCAAACTGTCCAGCCGGTTTAGGAAAAGCACCGAGAGGTCGGGGCGGGAAAGCCCGCCCTTGGCCAGGTGGGTGTGGAGGAGGCGGAAGCCCGATAGCCTCCTTTCCCCCCTGGCTCCCTCGGGGATGGGCAGGTCCTTGGCATCCCCCACCCCCACCCGCACCACCCGCCCCTCCCGGTCCAGGAGGAGGCTTATGGGCCTCCCCATCTCCTGGGAGAGCCCGGCCAGGGCCTGGGCCAGCTCGGCGGTGAGGACCCTCTCCGGGGGAACCCGCCTACGGTACAGGTTGGAAAGTCTCCTAAGCTCGCTCTTCTTGAGCCCCTCAGTCTTGCCGAAGATCTTCTCCAAGGCACTTCCAGTATACCAAAAGGGCGCCCTTGGCCCTAGATTGAAGGAGGTGCGCGGGCTATTCCTGGCCCTCCTCCTGGCCCCGGCCATGGCCCAGCCGGGCTACGGCTGGATCGTGGTCCTGGGGGCAGCCCAGTACGGGGGCCGGCCCTCCCCCGCCCTGGAAAGGCGCCTCGAGGCGGCCCTTCTCCTCTACCGGAGGGGCCTAGCCCCCAGGGTGGCGGTGGCGGGGGGCAGGCTCCCCGGGGACCCCTACAGCGAGGGAGAGGTGGGGTGCCGCTACCTGCGGAGCAAAGGCGTGCCCCGGGAAGCCCTCCTCTGCGAAACCCAAAGCCAGACCACCTACGAGAACCTCCTCTTCCTCAAGCCCCACCTTTCCGGACGGATCCTCCTGGTCACCGACGCCCCCCACCTGCCCCGGGCCCTTTTCCTGGCCCGGCTTTTGGGCCTAAGGGCGGAGGGCCATGCCGTGCCCGGCGACTACCCCCTAAGGTACTGGGTCCGGGAAGCCCTTTACCGCCTCTGGCTCTACCTGGGCCTGAAACCCCTTCCCGGAGGGCACGGCCTCAGGAGCCCTCCTCTAGGTGCCTCAGGGAGTCCAGGTACCCCTGGAGAAGGGCCTTGAACTGGGCCACAAAAAGGGATTTCTCCCCCTTTACCCGCTCCACCTCCCCCTTAAGGCGCTTAAGCTCCTCCGCCGCCTCCCTCAGCACCTGGTCCTTGGCCGCCAGGGCCTCCTTCCGGATCAGCTCCGCCTCCCGCTCCGCCTGGGCCTTGAGCTCCCGGGCGATGCGCTCCGCCGCCACCACCGCCCGCTTCAGCTCCCCTTCCGCCTCCTTCAGGCGGGCCACCTCCTCCTCCAAGGCCCTAAGCCTCTCCTTCAGCCCCTCGTTCTCCTGGATGAGGCCCTCCATGACCTCGGCCACCCGGGCCAGATACCCCCTCACCGCCTCCTTCTGGTAGCCACGAAGCCCCGTGGGGAACTCCTGGTAGCGAATATCCAAGGGAGTTAGGTCCATGCGCCCCTCAGTCTACAAAAAGCGCCCGGCCCACCCGCACCAAGGTGGCCCTCTCCTCGATGGCGATGGGGAAGTCGTCGGACATGCCCATGGAGCGCTCGGGAAGGCCAAAGCGGTCGGCCAGCTCCGAAAGCCTCCGGAAGATGGGGCGGACCACGGCCTCCGGGCCCACCGGGGGCACGGTCATGAGGCCCAGGACCTCCAGGTGCCCAAGCTCCTGGATGCGGGCCAGGGCCTCGGGGAGCTCCTCCTCCAAAAACCCGTGCTTCTGGGGCTCCCGGCCCAGGTTCACCTCCACTAGGACCCTAAGCCTCACCCCCTCCCTCTCCCCCACCCGGTCCAGGGCCTCCGCCAAGCGCAGGGAGTCCAGGGAGTGGATGAGGGCAAACCGGGGGGCGAACTTGGCCTTGTTGCGCTGCAAGGGACCGATGAGGTGCCACTCCGCCTCTAGAAGCTCCATCTTCTTCAAGGCCTCCTGAACCCGGCTTTCCCCCAAGGGGAAGGAACCGTAGCGGAGGACCTTCTCCTGGATTTCCTCCACGTTCCTCCCCTTGGTCACCGCCACCAGGCGCACCCCCTTGGGATCCCGCCCCGCGCGGCGGCAGGCGGCCTCCATGGCCTCGAGGACCTCCGGAAGCCCCATGGCCTAAAGCTCAGCCAGGATCCCCCGCACCAAGCGGCGGAAGATGGGCCCCGTCTTGGCCGCCACCGCCAGGACCTCCTCCTCCGTGGCGTGGTGCTCCCTCTCCGGCACCGCCATGTCCGTGATGGTGGAAAGGCCCAGGACCCGGGCCCCCAGGTGCCTCAGGGCGATGACCTCGGGGACCGTGGACATCCCGATGGCATCGGCCCCAAGCTCCCTGAGCATCCTGAGCTCGGCCCGGCTGGCGAAGCTGGGCCCCATGAACCAGGCGTAGACCCCCTCAAAGAGGTGCAGGTCTTGCTTCCTGGCCACCTTGCGGGCAAGCTCTATGAGGCCAGGATCGTAGGCCTCAAACATCACGGGGAAGCGGGGTCCTAGGCGCTCGTCGTTTCTCCCCCTAAGGGGATTGGCCCCGGCGAGGTTGAGGTAGTCCAGGTGGAGCATGATCCCCCCGGCCTGGAACCTGGGGTTTAACCCCCCGGCCGCCGAGGTGAGGAGGAAGGTCTTGGCCCCCAGGAAATACCCCACCCGCACGGGGAAGACCACCTCCTCAGCGCTGTAGCCCTCGTAGTAGTGGACCCGGCCCTGGTAGACCAGAACCCGCTTGCCCTCCAGCTCCCCCAGGACCAGCCTCCCCGCATGCCCGGGGGCGGTGGAAAGGGGGAAGTGGGGGATCTCCCCGTAGGGGATCTCCGCCTCCTTGGCCACCTCCTCCGCCAAGGGGCCGAGCCCCGAGCCCAGGACGATCCCCACCTCGGGCACAAACCCGGTCTTGGAGCGGATATAGGCCACCGCCTCCTGGATCCTGTCGTAGACCTCCATGCCTAGCATTCTACTCTCACGCCCCCTTCACCCGCCTCTGGTAAGCTTTCCGCCATGAAGCGGCCCCTTGCCCTGGTCTTCTTGAGCCTAATGGCCCTGGCGGCCCCCATCCGGGAGGTGGCGGTGGAAGGGGGCGACCCCGTCCTTCAGGCCCTGGCCCGGGCCGCCCTGCCCTTCGGGGTGGGGGACGAGCCAGGGAACCTCGAGGAGGCCAGGAAGGCCCTCCTGGCCACCGGGTACTTCCAGCAGGTGGAGGTGCGTCTGGAAGGGGATGTCCTTAAGATCACCCTCACCCCCTACCCCCCCATCGGCCAGGTGCGGGTGGAGGGCAAGGCCTTCCCCCAGGAGGCCCTCCTGCGCTTCCTGGAACAGAACTTCGCCATCGGCCCGGAGGCCACCTATAACCCCATAAGGGCCGGGGAGGCGGCCAAAGCCCTGGCCGAGGCCTACCGGCAGAATGGCTTCCCCTTCACCCCTAAGGTGGTGGTGGAGGCCAAGGAGCAGGCGGGCAAGATGGCCCTCACCTTCCGGGTGGAGGAAAGCCCGGAGGTGAAGGAGGTCCGCCTAAAAGGGGCAAGCCTCCTCCCCGAGGCCGAACTTCTGAAGCTCCTGGAACCCCTAAAGGGCCCCTTTGACTTCGCCAAGTACCAGGAGGCCCTAAGGGGCCTGGCCGCCCGCTACGAGAGGGCCGGTTACCGCTTTAGCGGCCCCGATGCCCAGGAAAGCCGCCTCGAGGACGGCCTCCTCACCGTGGCGGTACGGGAGCTCAAGGTGGTGCGCATCCAAGGAGAAGGCCTGGACCTCACGGGCTTTCCCCTGAAGCCCGGGGACTACCTGCGCTACGACCTCCTCCTGGAAGGGGTGCAGGCCCTTTCCAAAAGGCTTTCCCGGGTGGTGAACTTCAACCTCACCCCCGAGGGGGAGGGGGTGGGGATCCAGCTCCAGCCGGGCCCGGAAGGCGGGGTGATCGAGCGGGTGGAGGTGAGCGGCAACACCGCCTTCCCCACGGAAACCCTCCTGGCCCTCCTCCGCCTGAAGCCCGGGGAGGTCTACACTCCCACCCTGG
This is a stretch of genomic DNA from Thermus neutrinimicus. It encodes these proteins:
- a CDS encoding acylphosphatase, with amino-acid sequence MPRLVALVKGRVQGVGYRAFAQKKALELGLSGYAENLPDGRVEVVAEGPREDLLAFLHHLKQGPRLSRVEEVEVQWGEETGLKGFYVY
- the hflX gene encoding GTPase HflX → MEKIFGKTEGLKKSELRRLSNLYRRRVPPERVLTAELAQALAGLSQEMGRPISLLLDREGRVVRVGVGDAKDLPIPEGARGERRLSGFRLLHTHLAKGGLSRPDLSVLFLNRLDSLAALEVEDGRPATLHLAFLSPPKAQEEDWRILPPRPYFQYLDFDHKAEVEALEEEMARQARVRELLDGSGERAILVGVDRGEGPEAEAYLSELAELTRTAGGVPVKRVLVFRPHLDPRYLVGWGKLEELKSLAYHENASTLIFGLELTPTQAREIERATGLKVLDRTQLILDIFALHAKTPEAQTQVELAQLRYLLPRLVGKGKELSRLGGGIGTRGPGETKLEVDRRRLQERIAHLSRRLEEFTRRREEARRQRKRRGVPLVAVVGYTNAGKTTLLQALARGGEPGEDKLFATLRPLTRRGFLPGVGEVLFTDTVGFIRQMPKELLTAFRATLEEVREADLLVHVLDASEEGALGRYRVVEELLAELGVEAPRVLALAKADRAAPYDLYYLRERLGGIPVSALKGTGLPELKGALAEALLRVGVRPQPWAQAPQYT
- a CDS encoding YdcF family protein is translated as MAQPGYGWIVVLGAAQYGGRPSPALERRLEAALLLYRRGLAPRVAVAGGRLPGDPYSEGEVGCRYLRSKGVPREALLCETQSQTTYENLLFLKPHLSGRILLVTDAPHLPRALFLARLLGLRAEGHAVPGDYPLRYWVREALYRLWLYLGLKPLPGGHGLRSPPLGASGSPGTPGEGP
- a CDS encoding DivIVA domain-containing protein, with amino-acid sequence MDLTPLDIRYQEFPTGLRGYQKEAVRGYLARVAEVMEGLIQENEGLKERLRALEEEVARLKEAEGELKRAVVAAERIARELKAQAEREAELIRKEALAAKDQVLREAAEELKRLKGEVERVKGEKSLFVAQFKALLQGYLDSLRHLEEGS
- a CDS encoding YggS family pyridoxal phosphate-dependent enzyme, yielding MGLPEVLEAMEAACRRAGRDPKGVRLVAVTKGRNVEEIQEKVLRYGSFPLGESRVQEALKKMELLEAEWHLIGPLQRNKAKFAPRFALIHSLDSLRLAEALDRVGEREGVRLRVLVEVNLGREPQKHGFLEEELPEALARIQELGHLEVLGLMTVPPVGPEAVVRPIFRRLSELADRFGLPERSMGMSDDFPIAIEERATLVRVGRALFVD
- a CDS encoding purine-nucleoside phosphorylase translates to MLGMEVYDRIQEAVAYIRSKTGFVPEVGIVLGSGLGPLAEEVAKEAEIPYGEIPHFPLSTAPGHAGRLVLGELEGKRVLVYQGRVHYYEGYSAEEVVFPVRVGYFLGAKTFLLTSAAGGLNPRFQAGGIMLHLDYLNLAGANPLRGRNDERLGPRFPVMFEAYDPGLIELARKVARKQDLHLFEGVYAWFMGPSFASRAELRMLRELGADAIGMSTVPEVIALRHLGARVLGLSTITDMAVPEREHHATEEEVLAVAAKTGPIFRRLVRGILAEL